One region of Thiomonas intermedia genomic DNA includes:
- the def gene encoding peptide deformylase yields MDTLTILQYPDPRLYTVAKPVAVVDDRVRALTSAMLETMYASNGVGLAATQVDVHERIIVMDTSEERNRPVVLINPEIVRHSAEEKEWEEGCLSVPGIYDKVTRPATVRVRALDAQGQSFEMDADGLTAVCIQHEMDHLLGKVFVDYLSVLKRNRIKTKMIKRQRQAA; encoded by the coding sequence ATGGACACTTTGACCATTCTTCAATATCCCGATCCGCGTCTCTACACCGTGGCCAAACCGGTTGCGGTCGTCGACGACAGGGTGCGGGCGCTGACCTCCGCCATGCTGGAAACCATGTACGCCTCCAACGGCGTCGGGCTGGCCGCCACTCAGGTGGATGTGCATGAGCGCATCATCGTGATGGACACCTCGGAAGAGCGCAACCGCCCGGTCGTGCTGATCAATCCGGAAATCGTCCGGCACAGCGCGGAGGAGAAGGAATGGGAGGAGGGCTGCCTGTCCGTTCCCGGTATCTACGACAAGGTCACGCGGCCGGCCACGGTCCGGGTCCGCGCGCTGGACGCGCAAGGCCAGTCTTTCGAGATGGACGCCGACGGCCTGACCGCGGTCTGCATCCAGCATGAGATGGACCATCTGCTGGGCAAGGTGTTCGTCGATTACCTCTCGGTGCTCAAGCGCAATCGCATCAAGACCAAGATGATCAAGCGTCAGAGGCAGGCCGCTTGA
- the fmt gene encoding methionyl-tRNA formyltransferase — MRVAFAGTPEFAAQALRALLDAGYAVPLVLTQPDRPAGRGMKLQASPVKLIAADAQLAVLQPQGLRLDGRYGDQAAQAHAALRAAQADVLVVAAYGLILPTSVLTLPRYGCLNIHGSLLPRWRGAAPIQRAIEAGDAQTGITLMQMDAGLDTGDMLLEQALAIDPADTAATLHDKLADLGAALVVQGLDALERGDLHPRRQPEVGVTYAAKIAKDEARMQWTLSADQLARKVRAFTPWPGTQFHLPDGALVKVGAAEALQATSPAGLPGQVLQSSAEGLDVCCGEGVLRITRLQRPGGTMQHAAQWRQPGPDLTGLMLS; from the coding sequence CTGCGTGTCGCCTTTGCCGGTACGCCCGAATTTGCCGCGCAGGCGCTGCGCGCCCTTCTGGACGCGGGCTATGCGGTGCCGCTGGTCCTGACCCAGCCCGACCGGCCGGCTGGCCGGGGTATGAAGCTGCAGGCCAGTCCGGTCAAGCTGATTGCCGCCGATGCGCAACTGGCCGTCCTGCAGCCTCAAGGCCTGCGGCTGGACGGGCGGTACGGCGACCAGGCCGCGCAAGCCCACGCGGCGCTGCGCGCCGCCCAGGCGGACGTGCTGGTCGTGGCCGCCTACGGTTTGATTCTGCCCACGTCGGTGCTGACCCTGCCGCGATACGGTTGTCTGAATATTCACGGCTCCCTGCTGCCGCGCTGGCGCGGTGCGGCGCCGATCCAGCGTGCCATCGAGGCGGGGGATGCGCAGACGGGCATCACCCTGATGCAGATGGATGCCGGACTCGACACTGGCGACATGTTGTTGGAGCAGGCGCTTGCGATCGACCCTGCCGACACGGCCGCCACACTGCACGATAAATTGGCCGACCTCGGGGCGGCCCTGGTGGTTCAGGGCCTGGACGCCCTGGAGCGCGGCGACTTGCATCCTCGCCGTCAGCCCGAAGTCGGGGTGACGTATGCCGCAAAGATTGCGAAAGACGAAGCCCGGATGCAGTGGACGCTGTCCGCCGATCAGCTCGCGCGAAAAGTGCGGGCGTTCACGCCCTGGCCGGGGACGCAGTTCCATCTTCCCGACGGGGCCCTGGTCAAGGTTGGCGCGGCCGAGGCCTTGCAGGCGACCTCGCCCGCCGGTCTGCCCGGTCAGGTTCTGCAGTCGAGCGCCGAGGGGCTGGATGTGTGCTGCGGCGAAGGGGTGCTGCGCATCACCCGGCTGCAAAGACCCGGCGGCACCATGCAGCATGCGGCGCAATGGCGGCAGCCCGGGCCCGATCTCACGGGGCTGATGCTGTCTTGA
- the htpX gene encoding zinc metalloprotease HtpX, with protein sequence MFNVMKTAILMAAITALFVVIGSLLGGKQGMMLALLFALGMNFFSYWFSDKMVLKMYNAQEVDASSAPQFYAMVQELAQRAGLPMPRVYLIQEDAPNAFATGRNPEHAAVAATTGILRVLSARELRGVMAHELAHVKHRDILISTISATMAGAISALANFAMFFGGRDSEGRPANPIASIAVAILAPLAASLIQMAISRAREFEADRGGAEISGDPAALAAALQKIEAYARGVPFQAAEAHPATAQMMILNPLHGGGIAKLFSTHPATEERVARLMQMAQTGPAQAWQG encoded by the coding sequence ATGTTCAACGTCATGAAAACCGCCATCCTGATGGCTGCGATCACCGCGCTCTTCGTGGTGATCGGCTCGCTGCTGGGTGGCAAGCAGGGCATGATGCTGGCGCTGTTGTTCGCTTTGGGCATGAATTTCTTCAGCTACTGGTTCAGCGACAAGATGGTGCTGAAGATGTACAACGCGCAAGAGGTCGACGCCAGCAGCGCGCCGCAGTTCTATGCGATGGTGCAGGAACTCGCCCAGCGCGCCGGGCTGCCCATGCCGCGGGTCTATCTCATCCAGGAAGACGCGCCCAATGCTTTTGCCACTGGGCGCAATCCGGAGCACGCGGCGGTCGCGGCCACCACGGGCATCCTACGCGTGCTCAGCGCCCGCGAACTGCGCGGCGTGATGGCCCACGAGCTCGCGCATGTGAAGCACCGCGACATTCTGATTTCCACCATTTCGGCCACGATGGCCGGTGCCATTTCGGCGCTGGCCAATTTCGCGATGTTCTTTGGCGGACGCGATTCCGAAGGGCGCCCGGCGAACCCGATCGCCAGCATTGCCGTGGCAATCCTGGCACCCCTGGCCGCGAGCTTGATCCAGATGGCGATCTCCCGCGCCCGCGAATTCGAGGCGGACCGGGGCGGCGCCGAGATTTCGGGTGATCCCGCAGCGCTGGCCGCGGCCTTGCAGAAGATCGAGGCTTACGCGCGCGGCGTGCCGTTTCAGGCCGCCGAGGCGCATCCGGCCACGGCGCAGATGATGATTCTCAACCCTTTGCATGGGGGCGGCATCGCCAAGCTGTTCAGCACGCACCCGGCCACCGAGGAGCGCGTGGCCCGGCTGATGCAGATGGCGCAGACCGGACCAGCGCAGGCCTGGCAAGGCTGA
- a CDS encoding phage holin family protein, producing the protein MLKLLLKWLLSACALLAVAYLYSGVQVSGFGAAMWAAFFIGLLNALVRPILFILTLPITILTLGLFFFVLNAAMFYAASGVIEGFAVRSFGAALLGSILYSIAGVIIDSALEGVQFGRRR; encoded by the coding sequence ATGCTCAAACTCTTGCTGAAGTGGCTTCTATCCGCCTGCGCCCTGCTGGCCGTGGCCTACCTCTACAGCGGCGTGCAGGTCTCGGGCTTCGGGGCCGCCATGTGGGCCGCGTTTTTCATCGGCCTGCTCAACGCGCTGGTCCGGCCCATTCTGTTCATCCTCACTCTGCCGATCACCATTCTGACCCTCGGGCTGTTTTTCTTTGTGCTCAACGCGGCCATGTTCTACGCCGCATCGGGCGTGATCGAGGGCTTTGCAGTGCGCAGCTTCGGCGCGGCGCTGCTCGGATCGATTCTGTACAGCATCGCCGGCGTCATCATCGACAGCGCCCTGGAAGGGGTGCAGTTCGGAAGGCGTCGGTAA
- the purB gene encoding adenylosuccinate lyase has translation MSTNPSPHSAAWSTLDALSPLDGRYAAKVDALRAHLSEAGLMRSRVQVEVAWFIGLSDLGLAEFPALPPSARDALNRLVAGFGSAQAAEIKAIERTTNHDVKAVEYWLKAQTAERADIQGHAEFFHFACTSEDINNTAHGLMLAGARREVVMPLLQRVLRRLLDLTADLAEQPMLSRTHGQTASPTTLGKEFANVAHRLKRAMAAIESVELTAKMNGAVGNYNAHLAAYPDVDWEAFSRKVVESLGLSFNPYTIQIEPHDAMAELFDAVARTNTLLIDLSRDIWGYISWGYFKQKTKAGEIGSSTMPHKVNPIDFENAEGNLGIANALLRHLSDKLPISRFQRDLTDSTVLRNMGVALGHSVLAWDALLRGLDKLLVHPQRLDEDLDNAWEVLAEPVQTVMRRHGLPNPYEQLKELTRGKAITEDSMRAFIAGLNLPEDDRQRLLAMTPTSYTGLAVELAKRLAADR, from the coding sequence ATGAGCACGAACCCCTCCCCGCATTCCGCAGCGTGGTCCACTCTGGACGCGCTTTCTCCCCTGGATGGGCGCTATGCCGCCAAGGTCGACGCCCTGCGCGCGCATCTGTCCGAGGCCGGATTGATGCGCAGCCGCGTCCAGGTCGAAGTGGCCTGGTTCATCGGCCTGTCCGACCTGGGCCTTGCCGAGTTTCCCGCCTTGCCGCCATCGGCCCGCGACGCACTCAACCGCCTGGTGGCCGGGTTCGGCAGCGCCCAGGCCGCCGAAATCAAGGCCATCGAGCGCACCACCAACCACGACGTCAAGGCCGTGGAGTACTGGCTCAAGGCGCAGACGGCCGAACGCGCCGACATTCAGGGCCATGCCGAGTTCTTCCACTTCGCCTGCACCTCGGAAGACATCAACAACACCGCGCACGGTCTGATGCTTGCCGGCGCACGCCGCGAAGTCGTCATGCCCTTGCTGCAGCGCGTGCTGCGGCGGCTGCTCGACCTCACCGCCGATCTGGCCGAACAGCCCATGCTGTCGCGCACCCACGGCCAGACGGCCAGCCCCACCACACTGGGCAAGGAGTTTGCCAACGTCGCGCATCGCCTGAAGCGCGCCATGGCGGCCATCGAGTCGGTCGAGCTGACCGCCAAGATGAATGGCGCGGTCGGCAACTACAACGCGCACCTGGCGGCCTACCCCGACGTGGACTGGGAGGCCTTCTCGCGCAAGGTGGTCGAGTCGCTGGGGCTGAGCTTCAACCCCTACACCATCCAGATCGAGCCGCACGATGCCATGGCCGAGCTGTTCGATGCCGTGGCCCGCACGAACACCCTGCTCATCGATCTCAGCCGCGACATCTGGGGCTATATCTCCTGGGGCTATTTCAAGCAGAAGACCAAGGCGGGAGAGATCGGCTCGTCCACCATGCCGCACAAGGTCAACCCGATCGACTTCGAGAACGCCGAGGGCAATCTGGGCATCGCCAACGCACTGCTGCGCCACCTGAGCGACAAGCTGCCCATTTCGCGTTTCCAGCGCGATCTGACCGACTCGACCGTCTTGCGCAATATGGGCGTGGCGCTGGGTCACAGCGTGCTCGCCTGGGATGCCTTGCTGCGCGGGCTCGACAAGCTGCTGGTCCATCCTCAGCGCCTCGATGAAGATCTCGACAACGCCTGGGAAGTGTTGGCCGAACCAGTACAGACCGTCATGCGGCGGCACGGCCTGCCCAACCCCTACGAGCAACTTAAGGAGCTGACCCGCGGCAAGGCCATCACCGAAGACTCGATGCGCGCCTTCATCGCCGGGCTGAATCTGCCCGAGGACGACCGCCAGCGCCTGCTCGCCATGACGCCGACCAGCTACACCGGGCTTGCCGTCGAACTGGCAAAACGTCTGGCCGCAGACCGCTGA
- a CDS encoding glutathione S-transferase N-terminal domain-containing protein → MKLIGSLTSPYVRKVRITLAEKKIDAKWEEENVWSEATQIGRSNPLGKVPCLVLDDGEAIFDSRVIVEYLDTLTPVGKLIPAGGRERAEVRTWEALADGVMDAAATARLEQTWPGRAEAQRSPAWIERQMDKVEAGVKAMSHGLGDKPFCCGNHLSLADIAVGASLGYVVFRFPDMGWQQQYPNLAKLYDKLMQRPSFRDTAPPQG, encoded by the coding sequence ATGAAACTCATCGGCTCCCTGACCAGTCCTTACGTGCGCAAGGTGCGCATCACACTGGCCGAGAAAAAAATCGACGCCAAATGGGAGGAAGAGAACGTCTGGTCGGAGGCGACCCAGATCGGTCGCTCCAACCCCCTGGGCAAAGTGCCGTGCCTGGTGCTCGACGACGGCGAGGCGATTTTCGACTCGCGGGTCATCGTGGAGTATCTCGATACCCTCACGCCCGTGGGCAAGCTCATTCCAGCAGGTGGGCGCGAACGCGCCGAAGTGCGCACCTGGGAGGCTCTGGCTGACGGCGTGATGGACGCGGCCGCCACCGCGCGACTGGAGCAGACGTGGCCGGGGCGCGCCGAAGCCCAGCGCAGCCCGGCGTGGATCGAGCGGCAGATGGACAAGGTGGAGGCCGGGGTCAAGGCCATGTCGCACGGCCTGGGCGACAAGCCGTTTTGCTGCGGCAACCACTTGTCGCTGGCCGACATCGCCGTCGGCGCCTCGCTGGGCTATGTGGTGTTTCGTTTCCCCGACATGGGCTGGCAGCAGCAGTACCCCAATCTGGCCAAGCTCTACGACAAGCTGATGCAGCGCCCGTCGTTCCGCGACACGGCGCCGCCGCAAGGCTGA
- a CDS encoding CinA family protein, producing MPSPDFADLCTLAAELGPALERRRLHLATAESCTGGLIAAAVTSAAGSSAWFERGVVTYANTAKTDLLGVDADLFEQVGAVSPEVARAMARGALLSARADLAVAVTGIAGPSGGSEAKPVGTVWFGLATGQGLAASLEARHALFAGDRSAVRLQAARFALLWALEAARNL from the coding sequence TTGCCTTCCCCGGACTTCGCAGACCTCTGTACCCTCGCGGCCGAGTTGGGCCCGGCGCTGGAGCGACGGCGCCTGCATCTGGCCACGGCCGAATCCTGCACCGGGGGATTGATCGCCGCCGCAGTCACCAGCGCGGCCGGATCGAGCGCCTGGTTCGAGCGCGGCGTCGTGACCTACGCCAACACCGCGAAGACCGATCTGCTCGGGGTGGACGCAGACTTGTTCGAGCAGGTCGGCGCGGTCAGCCCCGAAGTCGCGCGGGCCATGGCCCGCGGCGCGCTCCTGAGCGCCCGCGCCGATCTGGCCGTGGCCGTCACCGGCATTGCCGGCCCCAGCGGTGGCAGTGAGGCAAAACCGGTCGGCACGGTTTGGTTCGGCCTCGCCACGGGACAGGGGCTTGCGGCGAGCCTGGAAGCACGCCACGCCCTGTTCGCGGGTGATCGCAGCGCGGTCCGTCTGCAGGCGGCACGGTTCGCCCTGCTGTGGGCGCTTGAAGCCGCGCGGAATCTTTGA
- a CDS encoding phosphatidylglycerophosphatase A family protein, whose product MTASTPIPAAAQGASWRFMWRNPLHVLALGFGSGLSPIAPGTAGTLFAWASYDLLALWLGPLDWAVVIGVGTLIGVWACGHTSRALGLEDASPVVWDEIIAFWLILLLVTPAGWAEQLAAFLLFRAFDAGKWLAVGWADRHVKGGFGIMLDDLIAAAFTLLVMALGIRLYAWI is encoded by the coding sequence ATGACCGCATCCACCCCCATCCCAGCCGCAGCCCAAGGCGCCTCCTGGCGCTTCATGTGGCGCAACCCCCTGCATGTCCTGGCGCTGGGTTTTGGCAGCGGCCTCTCCCCGATTGCGCCCGGCACGGCGGGCACCCTGTTCGCCTGGGCCAGCTACGACCTGCTCGCCCTATGGCTGGGACCGCTGGACTGGGCGGTGGTCATCGGCGTGGGCACACTGATCGGCGTCTGGGCCTGCGGCCACACCTCACGGGCCCTCGGCCTCGAAGACGCCTCGCCGGTGGTGTGGGACGAAATCATTGCCTTCTGGCTCATTCTGCTGCTCGTCACCCCGGCGGGCTGGGCCGAGCAGCTCGCGGCCTTTCTGCTGTTTCGCGCCTTCGATGCCGGCAAGTGGCTGGCGGTCGGCTGGGCGGATCGGCATGTGAAAGGTGGCTTCGGCATCATGCTCGACGACCTGATCGCTGCCGCGTTCACGCTGCTGGTGATGGCTTTGGGCATCCGCCTTTACGCCTGGATCTGA
- the thiL gene encoding thiamine-phosphate kinase, whose amino-acid sequence MTAPLGEFDLIARYFTRPPRRAVLGVGDDCALLAAPAPNERLAISSDMLVEGRHFFADADPEALGHKTLAVNLSDLAAIGAKPLAFTLAMALPEADARWLAGFSRGLLDLADRHDIELIGGDTTRGPRNLCVTVLGTVPQGLALLRSGARPGDDLWVSGTVGDARLALGHRLGEWALDAHDQTATLRRMDRPEPRIALGLALRGLAHAALDVSDGLLADLGHILRASAVGATVEADALPASEALRALTPSRRRLCQLAGGDDYELLFTAPATACRAVEAAAARAATPITRIGHIDVEPGLRLIDAQGRVLDNAYAGFDHFRPSSSPP is encoded by the coding sequence ATGACCGCGCCCCTCGGCGAATTCGATCTCATCGCCCGCTACTTCACCCGTCCTCCGCGCCGCGCCGTGCTCGGTGTGGGCGACGATTGCGCCTTGCTGGCCGCACCGGCCCCGAATGAACGATTGGCCATTTCCAGCGACATGCTGGTCGAGGGGCGACACTTCTTCGCCGACGCCGACCCCGAAGCGCTGGGGCACAAGACCCTTGCCGTCAACCTGTCCGATCTGGCCGCCATCGGCGCCAAGCCGCTGGCCTTCACCCTGGCCATGGCTTTGCCCGAGGCCGATGCCCGGTGGCTGGCAGGGTTTTCGCGCGGCCTTCTAGACCTGGCCGACCGCCACGACATCGAGCTGATCGGAGGCGACACCACCCGCGGCCCGCGCAACCTCTGCGTCACCGTGCTGGGCACCGTACCCCAGGGCCTGGCTCTGCTGCGCAGTGGCGCCAGGCCAGGCGACGATCTCTGGGTGTCGGGAACCGTGGGCGACGCCCGCCTGGCGCTCGGTCATCGCCTTGGCGAATGGGCGCTGGATGCGCATGACCAGACCGCGACCCTGAGGCGCATGGACCGCCCCGAACCCCGCATCGCGCTCGGACTGGCGCTGCGCGGCCTGGCCCATGCCGCGCTCGACGTGTCCGACGGCCTGCTGGCCGACCTCGGCCACATCCTGCGCGCCAGCGCCGTGGGCGCCACGGTCGAGGCCGATGCCCTCCCGGCCAGCGAAGCCCTGCGTGCGCTGACGCCCTCACGGCGGCGTCTGTGCCAACTCGCAGGCGGCGACGATTACGAGCTCCTGTTCACCGCACCGGCGACCGCGTGCCGCGCGGTCGAGGCTGCCGCGGCGCGAGCCGCCACGCCGATCACCCGCATCGGCCACATCGATGTCGAGCCGGGGCTGCGGCTCATCGACGCCCAGGGACGGGTGTTGGACAATGCCTACGCGGGATTCGATCATTTCCGCCCTTCTTCCTCGCCTCCATGA